In Rhizobium sp. WSM4643, the following are encoded in one genomic region:
- a CDS encoding gamma carbonic anhydrase family protein yields the protein MPVYALGGSTPKLPAAGLYWIAPDANIIGQIELGENVGIWFGAVLRGDNEKITVGEGTNIQEGVMAHTDMGFPLTTGKGCTIGHHAILHGCTVGNNTLIGMGATILNGAKIGNNCLVGANTLVTEGKEFPDNSLIVGAPARVVRVLDEQAVESIRRSAENYVANWQRFARDLRQIG from the coding sequence ATGCCCGTCTATGCGCTTGGCGGATCGACGCCGAAACTGCCCGCTGCCGGCCTCTATTGGATCGCACCGGATGCCAATATCATCGGCCAGATCGAGCTCGGCGAGAATGTCGGCATCTGGTTCGGCGCCGTGCTGCGCGGTGACAACGAGAAGATCACCGTCGGCGAAGGCACCAACATCCAGGAAGGTGTGATGGCCCATACCGACATGGGCTTCCCGCTGACAACAGGCAAAGGCTGCACCATCGGCCACCACGCCATCCTTCACGGCTGCACCGTCGGCAACAACACGCTGATCGGCATGGGCGCAACCATCCTCAATGGTGCGAAGATCGGCAACAACTGCCTCGTCGGCGCTAATACGCTGGTGACCGAAGGCAAGGAATTCCCCGACAATTCGCTGATCGTCGGAGCACCCGCCCGGGTCGTGCGGGTGCTGGATGAGCAGGCTGTCGAGAGCATCCGTCGCTCGGCGGAAAACTACGTGGCGAATTGGCAGCGGTTTGCGCGGGATCTCAGGCAGATAGGGTGA
- a CDS encoding nucleotidyltransferase domain-containing protein, whose translation MFPPVPAFEDEIVDDIQKNFLAERALAVARRCVASRYAGAAFAYVAGSIMRGEGTTFSDIDLVVVFPSLERAWRESFTEDGFPVEAFVHDPQTLAHYLHQDADSGYPIMVNMVVTGSILGPDIDNARVVQAWAARMLAAGPKPLAGADYDLLRYQVTDLADDLRGTRPPEEIAAIAAQLYQKLADLMLLGRGAWAGRGKWAPRLVRELDAQLAAEFDAAFSLAAAGDGAPFLALADRELALHGGRYFDGYRQEAPLEARRLE comes from the coding sequence TTGTTCCCGCCCGTGCCCGCATTCGAGGACGAGATCGTGGACGATATCCAGAAAAATTTTCTTGCGGAGCGAGCGCTGGCCGTCGCCCGCCGCTGTGTCGCCAGCCGCTATGCCGGGGCTGCTTTCGCCTATGTCGCCGGCTCCATCATGCGCGGCGAAGGCACCACCTTTTCGGATATCGATCTGGTCGTCGTGTTCCCGTCGCTCGAAAGAGCCTGGCGGGAATCGTTCACTGAGGACGGATTCCCGGTTGAGGCCTTCGTTCACGATCCGCAGACGCTGGCGCATTATCTCCATCAGGATGCAGACAGCGGTTATCCCATCATGGTCAACATGGTTGTCACGGGCAGCATACTGGGGCCGGATATCGACAACGCCCGCGTCGTGCAGGCATGGGCGGCAAGGATGCTGGCGGCGGGGCCGAAACCTCTTGCCGGGGCAGACTACGACTTGCTGCGCTATCAGGTCACCGATCTGGCCGACGATCTGCGCGGAACGCGCCCGCCCGAAGAGATCGCCGCCATCGCGGCGCAGCTCTATCAGAAGCTCGCTGACCTGATGCTTCTCGGACGTGGCGCGTGGGCTGGCCGGGGAAAGTGGGCGCCCCGTCTGGTCAGGGAGCTCGACGCGCAATTGGCGGCCGAATTCGACGCGGCGTTCAGTCTGGCGGCTGCGGGTGACGGCGCCCCATTCCTCGCTTTGGCCGACCGGGAGCTTGCTTTGCATGGCGGCCGCTATTTCGACGGATACAGGCAGGAGGCGCCGCTGGAAGCGCGCCGCCTGGAATAA
- a CDS encoding fumarylacetoacetate hydrolase family protein, whose product MSDPVTVIPLPQPVLLPVEGSAERFPVRRVYCVGRNYADHAIEMGHDPSREPPFFFQKNADNLLPSGKAFPYPPLSSDVHYEVECVLALKSGGTNIATADALDCIYGYAVGIDFTRRDLQGEAKKLGRPWEVGKAFEHSAPVSSIVPAGRLGHPAEGKIWLEQNGKRVQDGDLNQMIWKVPEIIAELSKLFTLAPGDIIMTGTPAGVGAVARGDHINCGIDGVATLSVEVV is encoded by the coding sequence ATGTCCGATCCCGTCACCGTCATCCCGCTTCCGCAACCGGTGCTGCTGCCGGTCGAGGGCAGCGCCGAGCGTTTTCCGGTGCGCCGCGTCTATTGCGTCGGGCGGAACTATGCAGACCATGCGATTGAGATGGGCCACGATCCCAGCCGCGAGCCGCCCTTCTTCTTCCAGAAGAACGCCGACAACCTGCTGCCGTCGGGTAAGGCTTTTCCCTATCCGCCGCTGTCATCAGACGTGCATTATGAGGTCGAGTGCGTGCTGGCGCTGAAATCAGGTGGCACGAACATCGCGACCGCGGACGCGCTCGACTGCATCTACGGCTATGCCGTCGGCATCGATTTCACCCGCCGCGATCTACAGGGTGAGGCAAAGAAGCTCGGTCGTCCCTGGGAGGTCGGCAAGGCCTTCGAACATTCCGCCCCCGTCTCGTCGATCGTTCCGGCAGGCCGTCTCGGCCACCCCGCTGAAGGTAAGATCTGGCTGGAACAGAACGGCAAGCGCGTGCAGGACGGCGATCTCAACCAGATGATCTGGAAGGTGCCGGAGATCATCGCCGAACTGTCGAAGCTCTTCACTCTCGCACCTGGCGATATCATCATGACCGGCACGCCCGCCGGCGTCGGCGCAGTGGCCAGGGGCGATCACATCAATTGCGGCATCGACGGAGTCGCCACCCTATCGGTCGAAGTCGTCTGA
- a CDS encoding IS110 family transposase, giving the protein MHTQQSFMVGIDVSKAHLDVAVEGKRAVVRFDNDAPGCAALATAVAGAELVVVEATGGYEMAIVRTLMAAGIPVAVVNPRQVRDFARASGRLAKTDQVDARVTLHFARAMRPAQIPHIDDGRIALAALVTRRRQLIDMAVAEKNRLEHAPEAVAALVGETLAALKAQLARVDAAIALAIEAEPDMAERRDLLLTVPGIGEVGAAVLIAELPELGAIDDKKLAALVGVAPIAHDSGTWRGQRHIAGGRATVRCALYMATLSAIRCNPAIKTFHKRLRDAGKPPKVAIVAAMRKLIIMINTILKRRTPWNQPQQHGC; this is encoded by the coding sequence ATGCATACCCAGCAATCTTTCATGGTCGGTATCGATGTCTCGAAGGCCCATCTCGACGTGGCCGTCGAGGGCAAACGCGCCGTTGTCCGCTTCGACAACGATGCGCCAGGCTGTGCCGCGCTCGCAACGGCGGTGGCCGGCGCAGAGCTTGTCGTCGTCGAGGCGACCGGCGGTTACGAGATGGCGATCGTCAGAACGCTGATGGCCGCCGGTATTCCCGTCGCCGTCGTCAATCCCCGCCAGGTGCGCGACTTCGCCAGGGCCAGCGGTCGTTTGGCCAAGACCGATCAGGTCGACGCCCGCGTCACTCTCCACTTCGCCAGAGCGATGCGGCCGGCACAGATCCCCCATATCGACGACGGCCGCATCGCGCTTGCTGCGCTTGTCACCCGCCGTCGCCAACTCATCGACATGGCGGTCGCCGAGAAGAACCGCCTCGAGCATGCGCCTGAGGCCGTCGCAGCGCTGGTTGGCGAGACCCTCGCCGCCCTCAAGGCCCAACTCGCCCGCGTCGATGCCGCAATCGCGCTTGCCATCGAGGCCGAGCCCGACATGGCCGAACGCCGCGATCTGCTGTTGACCGTGCCGGGCATTGGCGAGGTCGGAGCCGCCGTGCTCATCGCCGAACTGCCCGAACTCGGCGCCATCGACGACAAGAAGCTCGCAGCCCTCGTCGGGGTCGCCCCTATCGCTCACGACAGCGGCACATGGCGTGGACAACGCCACATCGCCGGCGGCCGCGCCACCGTCAGATGCGCCCTCTATATGGCTACCCTCTCGGCCATCCGTTGCAACCCGGCCATCAAGACCTTCCACAAAAGGCTGCGCGACGCGGGCAAACCGCCCAAGGTCGCCATCGTCGCCGCCATGCGAAAGCTCATCATCATGATCAACACTATTCTTAAAAGACGAACCCCATGGAACCAGCCCCAACAACACGGTTGCTGA
- a CDS encoding transglutaminase-like cysteine peptidase produces the protein MKRLFSLAGFLFILLHFQAVAGSSLPVTRSIGAPVGFAAACAKYKWLCGRMATQQLNDQAGMALLQKVNRAVNGRIIPAEDSPSSRNRDVWSLPVAGHGDCEDYALQKMKDLIEAGFPSNRLALSVVIGPQDQNHVVLIARTDGGDYVLDNLTSAVRLWRTTGYTFLATQDFQSRTGWRVTLAGPRAGEFS, from the coding sequence ATGAAGCGCCTCTTTTCGCTCGCTGGCTTTTTATTCATTCTTCTGCATTTTCAAGCCGTTGCGGGATCATCGCTTCCCGTAACGCGAAGCATCGGCGCACCCGTGGGATTCGCCGCAGCCTGCGCCAAGTACAAGTGGCTGTGCGGCAGGATGGCGACGCAACAGCTGAACGATCAGGCAGGCATGGCGCTTCTGCAAAAGGTCAATCGCGCCGTAAATGGACGTATCATTCCCGCGGAAGATAGCCCGTCTTCCCGAAATAGGGATGTCTGGTCTCTGCCGGTTGCCGGCCATGGCGATTGTGAGGACTACGCTCTCCAGAAGATGAAGGACCTGATCGAAGCTGGTTTTCCATCGAACAGGTTGGCGCTTTCCGTGGTGATTGGACCGCAGGATCAAAACCATGTCGTTCTCATTGCCCGGACGGACGGCGGCGATTATGTGCTCGACAATCTGACTAGCGCCGTGCGGCTCTGGCGCACGACAGGCTATACGTTTCTGGCCACTCAGGATTTCCAATCGCGAACGGGCTGGCGCGTGACGCTTGCTGGTCCCCGTGCAGGCGAGTTCTCTTGA
- a CDS encoding Fur family transcriptional regulator — protein MTTPQLTKNQSLVFDVLEKAEGPLSAYTILDKLRDHGFRAPLQVYRALEKLLEYGVVHRLESINSFVACAHPGDDCHSHGIVAFAICESCGQVMEFHDHEVDHRLMGWVRGQKFKPAKTTIEIRGLCKACAA, from the coding sequence ATGACGACACCGCAATTGACCAAGAACCAGTCGCTGGTCTTCGACGTGCTTGAAAAGGCCGAAGGGCCGCTCAGCGCCTACACCATCCTCGACAAGCTGCGCGACCACGGTTTTCGTGCACCCCTGCAGGTCTACCGGGCGCTGGAGAAGCTGCTCGAATACGGCGTCGTGCACCGGCTCGAAAGCATCAACTCCTTCGTTGCCTGCGCCCATCCGGGCGACGACTGCCACAGCCACGGCATAGTCGCCTTCGCCATCTGCGAAAGCTGCGGTCAGGTGATGGAGTTCCACGATCACGAGGTCGACCACCGGCTGATGGGCTGGGTGCGGGGGCAGAAGTTCAAACCAGCGAAGACGACGATCGAGATTCGCGGTTTGTGCAAGGCTTGTGCGGCGTAA
- a CDS encoding methyltransferase family protein has translation MTEQNTRPNHSFAATAPSLGSLAITIAVMFAALFWPAGTLDWPRGWIFLGLFLALTCVAIIWIWRTNPELFAARSRYQKGTKPWDAVVATLTIILFVAILPVGAFDDGRFHWAPQPDWVVLIGYLLMTSGYLGLIWAQSVNRHFEPTVRIQTDRDHKVIDTGPYAAIRHPGYATAIVLSVGMALSLGSLYALIPAGLLIIVLFGRTLGEEAELRKGLEGYAEYMERVRWRWIPGVW, from the coding sequence ATGACAGAGCAGAACACTCGGCCCAATCACTCATTTGCAGCGACGGCGCCATCGCTCGGCTCGCTCGCCATCACCATTGCCGTGATGTTTGCCGCGCTATTCTGGCCGGCCGGCACGCTCGACTGGCCGCGTGGCTGGATCTTTCTCGGTCTCTTCCTTGCACTGACATGTGTCGCGATCATCTGGATCTGGCGGACAAATCCGGAGCTGTTTGCGGCGCGCAGCCGATATCAGAAAGGCACCAAGCCCTGGGACGCGGTGGTGGCGACGCTGACAATCATTCTCTTTGTCGCCATACTTCCGGTCGGCGCGTTCGACGACGGGCGTTTCCACTGGGCGCCGCAGCCAGATTGGGTGGTCCTCATCGGCTATCTGCTGATGACATCAGGTTATCTCGGCCTGATCTGGGCGCAATCGGTCAACCGGCATTTCGAACCGACGGTGCGCATCCAGACCGACCGCGACCACAAGGTAATCGATACCGGACCCTATGCCGCCATCCGCCATCCCGGATACGCAACCGCCATCGTGCTCAGCGTCGGCATGGCACTGTCGCTTGGATCGCTCTACGCGCTGATCCCCGCCGGTCTGCTCATCATTGTGCTCTTCGGCCGCACGCTGGGGGAGGAGGCAGAATTGCGCAAGGGGCTCGAAGGCTATGCTGAGTACATGGAGCGTGTGCGCTGGCGGTGGATTCCGGGCGTGTGGTGA
- a CDS encoding ester cyclase → MTKTELAEIYRGYIACLNRQDWPNLGQFVGDDAVHNGRRLALPGYAAMLERDFDEIPDLYFKVLMLLCDPPYIACRLGFDCRPKAKFLGLDVNGRRLSFTENVIYEFRGGKIVEVWSVIDKTAIESQLASSN, encoded by the coding sequence GTGACGAAGACCGAACTCGCGGAGATATACCGCGGCTACATCGCCTGCCTGAACAGACAGGACTGGCCCAATCTCGGGCAGTTCGTCGGCGACGATGCAGTTCATAACGGCCGGCGCCTCGCGCTGCCGGGTTACGCCGCCATGCTCGAGCGGGACTTCGATGAGATTCCCGATCTCTATTTCAAGGTGCTGATGCTGCTTTGCGATCCGCCATACATCGCCTGCCGGCTCGGCTTCGATTGCAGGCCGAAGGCAAAATTCCTCGGCCTCGATGTAAACGGCAGGCGCCTTTCCTTCACCGAAAATGTCATCTACGAATTTCGCGGCGGCAAGATCGTCGAAGTCTGGTCGGTCATCGATAAGACGGCGATCGAGTCTCAGCTTGCGAGCTCGAATTGA